One stretch of Eretmochelys imbricata isolate rEreImb1 chromosome 1, rEreImb1.hap1, whole genome shotgun sequence DNA includes these proteins:
- the C1QTNF6 gene encoding complement C1q tumor necrosis factor-related protein 6 produces the protein MVMIQLRARVAFLVLPLFVFGAPADEPDPKEATTLPNGCRRCCDPLDSHGSSEVTPGPAGRHSSLYPMLEVRPYINITILKGDKGDRGEPGIPGKWGKEGAPGERGSQGQKGSKGQMGAPGDPCKHQYAAFSVGRKKALHSSEGYQALIFDTVFVNLYGHFDMFKGKFYCYTAGLYYFSLNVHTWNFKETYMHVMHNDQEQVILYAQPSDRSIMQSQSLMLELRENDEVWVRLYKRERENAIYSDDVDIYITFSGYLIKPSLE, from the exons ATGGTAATGATTCAGCTACGAGCTCGCGTGGCCTTCCTTGTGCTCCCTCTGTTTGTATTTGGGGCACCTGCTGATGAGCCCGACCCCAAAGAAGCAACCACCCTCCCAAATGGCTGCAGACGCTGCTGCGACCCACTGGATTCCCATGGCTCCTCAGAGGTCACCCCCGGCCCTGCCGGACGCCATTCGTCACTGTACCCAATGCTGGAGGTGCGTCCGTACATCAACATCACCATACTGAAGG GAGACAAAGGAGATCGGGGGGAGCCTGGGATTCCAGGgaaatggggaaaagagggggcACCAGGCGAGCGGGGCTCCCAGGGTCAGAAAGGCAGCAAGGGGCAGATGGGTGCCCCGGGGGATCCCTGCAAGCACCAGTATGCCGCTTTCTCGGTGGGCCGCAAGAAGGCACTGCACAGCAGCGAGGGCTACCAGGCCCTGATCTTCGACACCGTCTTCGTCAACCTCTACGGCCACTTCGACATGTTCAAAGGCAAGTTCTACTGCTACACGGCCGGCCTCTACTACTTCAGCCTAAACGTCCACACCTGGAACTTCAAGGAGACCTACATGCACGTCATGCACAACGACCAGGAGCAGGTCATCCTGTATGCCCAGCCCAGCGACCGCAGTATCATGCAGAGCCAGAGCCTCATGCTGGAGCTGCGGGAAAACGATGAGGTCTGGGTGCGCCTCTACAAGCGGGAGCGGGAGAACGCCATCTACAGCGATGATGTGGACATCTACATCACCTTCAGCGGCTATTTGATCAAACCCAGCCTGGAATGA
- the SSTR3 gene encoding somatostatin receptor type 3 gives MDSPAFAFPTPVASEEGNISTSWASSTPGNLSTAASPSMDVSGVLIPLVYLIVCVVGLVGNSLVIYVVLCHSVSESVTNVYILNLALADELFMLGLPFLAAQNALSYWPFGSFMCRLVMAVDAINQFTSIFCLTVMSVDRYLAVVHPGKSSKWRTARVAKAVSATVWVLSSVVVLPVVVFSNVPLGMSTCHIQWPEPASMWRAGFIIYTAALGFFGPLLVICLCYLLIVVKVRSSGRRVRALSAKRKRSERRVTRMVVAVVAVFVLCWLPFYVLNIINVVCPLPEEPSLFGVYFLVVVLPYANSCANPIIYGFLSYRFKQGFRRAILRPSRRVQSQEVQSQARPPEKTEEEEEEAEESGVSKIAQNGNGRQECPLASAAAGGSEQKPLPEEPGSCDKPNALHISYL, from the coding sequence ATGGACTCTCCTGCTTTCGCCTTCCCCACTCCTGTGGCTTCTGAGGAGGGGAACATCTCCACCAGCTGGGCAAGTTCTACCCCGGGGAACCTATCCACAGCTGCCAGCCCGAGCATGGATGTCAGCGGAGTCCTCATCCCTCTGGTCTACCTCATTGTCTGCGTGGTTGGGCTGGTTGGGAACTCCCTGGTCATCTACGTGGTCCTGTGCCACTCGGTAAGCGAATCGGTGACCAACGTCTATATCCTCAACCTGGCGCTGGCGGACGAGCTGTTCATGCTGGGGCTGCCTTTCCTGGCTGCGCAGAATGCTCTCTCCTATTGGCCCTTCGGCTCCTTCATGTGCCGCCTGGTGATGGCCGTGGATGCCATAAACCAGTTCACAAGCATCTTCTGCCTGACTGTGATGAGCGTCGACCGCTACCTGGCCGTGGTGCACCCAGGGAAATCGTCAAAGTGGCGAACGGCCCGCGTGGCCAAGGCCGTTAGCGCCACGGTGTGGGTGCTGTCGTCAGTCGTGGTGCTGCCGGTGGTGGTGTTCTCGAACGTCCCCCTGGGGATGAGCACCTGCCACATCCAGTGGCCCGAGCCAGCCTCCATGTGGAGAGCTGGCTTTATCATCTACACGGCCGCGCTGGGCTTCTTCGGGCCACTGCTAGTGATCTGCCTCTGCTACCTGCTCATCGTCGTCAAGGTCCGCTCTTCCGGCCGGAGGGTGCGGGCCCTTTCGGCCAAGCGCAAGCGGTCAGAGCGCAGGGTCACTCGCATGGTGGTGGCTGTGGTGGCCGTCTTCGTGCTCTGCTGGCTTCCCTTCTACGTGCTCAACATCATCAACGTGGTCTGCCCGCTGCCCGAGGAGCCGTCTCTCTTCGGGGTCTACTTCCTCGTCGTGGTGCTGCCCTACGCCAACAGCTGCGCCAACCCCATCATCTACGGCTTCCTCTCCTACCGGTTCAAGCAGGGTTTCCGCAGGGCCATCCTGAGGCCATCCCGCCGGGTGCAGAGCCAGGAGGTGCAGAGCCAGGCACGCCCCCCAGAGAAGacggaagaggaggaggaggaagcggaGGAGAGCGGGGTCAGCAAGATTGCCCAGAATGGCAATGGCAGACAGGAGTGTCCCCTGGccagtgcagcagcaggaggcagcgaGCAGAAGCCACTCCCGGAGGAGCCTGGGAGCTGTGATAAACCCAATGCACTGCACATCAGTTATTTGTAG